CCCATGGCCGACGGCGGTGAGGGAACGCTCGACGCCCTGGTCGGCGGCGGGCGCGGGCGCGTGGAGCGGGTGGAGACGACGGGCCCCCTGGGCGAGCCTGTCACCGCGTCCCTCGGGTTTCTGGACGAAGGCCGGGCCGCCGTGGTGGAGTCGGCCCAGGCGGTCGGCCTCTCGCTGATTCCGCCGGAACGGCGTAATCCCGCCCGGACCACCACCTTCGGCATTGGCAGGATGATCGCCGCCGCGCTGGACCGGGGAGCGCGGCGCATCCTCGTGGCCGTGGGGGGCACGTCCACCAACGACGGCGGCGCGGGCATGGCCCAGGCGCTGGGCGTGTCGTTGAAAGACGCCGAAGGCCGGGAGCTTCCCCCGGGCGGGGAGGCCCTGCTGAGGTTGGACCACGTGGACCTGTCCGGGCTGGATCCGCGCATCGCCGAGACGGAAATCCTGGTCGCCTGCGATGTGAACAACCCCCTGTGCGGACCCGCAGGGGCTTCTCTCCTGTACTCGCCGCAGAAGGGTGCGGACCCGGTCCTGGCCGAACGGCTTGACGATGCCCTGGCCCATTTCGCCGGGGTGGTCCTGCGGGGCCTGGATAAGGATGTTCGCATTCTGCCGGGGGGCGGCGCGGCGGGCGGACTGGGCGCGGGCCTGGCGGCGTTTCTCGGCGCGCGTCTCGTGCCCGGCGTGGAGGTGGTGGCCCGCGAGGCGGGGCTGGAGGAGGCGCTGCGCGGGGCGGACCTCGTGATCACGGGGGAGGGCCGGCTGGACGCCCAGTCGCTCTGGGGGAAGGTGCCCGTGGGGGTGGCCCGGCTGGGCCGCGCCGCCGGGGTGCCGGTCATCGCCCTGGCGGGAAGCCTGTCCGGGGATCTGTCGGCCCTTTGCGCGGAGGGGCTGACCGCCGCCTTCGCCCTGGCCGACGGCCCCATGTCCCTGGAGGAATCCATGGTCGCCACGGAGGAACTGTTGCGGCGCCGAAGTGCCATGCTTGCCCGTGTCTGGCGCGCCGCCCAGGAGGTGCGGCCATGAAGTCCCCGGACACGGCACACGCGGGGCTTCCGTTCTCCCCGGGGCGTCTTTTGCGCACGGTGACGCGCCTGCATCCCGCCCAGGTCGGCTGGCGGCTTCTGCGCACGGCGCAGCAGCCCTTTGCGCCCGCGGCGGCGCGGCGGTGCGGTCCCGGAACACAGGGGGCGCTTGACACGGAGACGCTGTCCCGCCTGCGCGCCTTTTTGGAGGATGCGGCCCGCGCCGGGCT
This Candidatus Hydrogenedentota bacterium DNA region includes the following protein-coding sequences:
- a CDS encoding glycerate kinase yields the protein MKLVIAPDSFKEAASAARVAAAVADGWRSVWPETELCLVPMADGGEGTLDALVGGGRGRVERVETTGPLGEPVTASLGFLDEGRAAVVESAQAVGLSLIPPERRNPARTTTFGIGRMIAAALDRGARRILVAVGGTSTNDGGAGMAQALGVSLKDAEGRELPPGGEALLRLDHVDLSGLDPRIAETEILVACDVNNPLCGPAGASLLYSPQKGADPVLAERLDDALAHFAGVVLRGLDKDVRILPGGGAAGGLGAGLAAFLGARLVPGVEVVAREAGLEEALRGADLVITGEGRLDAQSLWGKVPVGVARLGRAAGVPVIALAGSLSGDLSALCAEGLTAAFALADGPMSLEESMVATEELLRRRSAMLARVWRAAQEVRP